The following coding sequences are from one Candidatus Dependentiae bacterium window:
- a CDS encoding carboxypeptidase regulatory-like domain-containing protein, translated as MDCSNTQPASAPAAIIKGNNSALNNPNSISFSPATSGNNRRCLAIANFLNNTVAIYSVDCTNAQSTPQLITVLDATTSMINGPQVVVFAPFDPVTNTSCLAVFNLRDTPGTITIYSIDCTTSLASPPAPIINIPTSIMEGVASNFRSLAFSQLNTITGSACLAVSNATDGANTSVFIYSINCRNPQATSLTPTTVIDAETGQLTGLPVSLAFSPLTANGTSCLAVANSNSLEPNNSTVTIYTIDCSTPSSASPAPFVVLDNAISGINNAVSVAFSTSGCLAVANAGASGTGSDSTVTLYALECGQPSGPLAPSATLNSTSGINVTAFQRGIDFSPNGCLAVSNLNNVTIYKINSDCTTQTNPALPVVTLDGSSITNPANLSYSVDNCLAVINTNGQQPGVVIFRSTQQIPITPTLAVDTSNCPTITFSGTTDPNVSVTIFSANSSPIASTQSDSNGNFSVSSQLANGTYSFTAQASNATNCMSALSSEVTVQINCQPTPTVTPLPINKKFSCLARAILNKYCRN; from the coding sequence GTGGACTGTAGTAACACACAGCCAGCATCTGCTCCTGCAGCGATAATTAAGGGCAACAACAGTGCACTTAACAACCCTAATTCAATTTCATTTTCACCGGCAACTAGTGGCAACAATAGACGCTGCCTAGCTATTGCTAACTTTCTTAATAATACTGTTGCTATTTACTCTGTTGATTGTACGAATGCTCAATCAACACCCCAACTTATTACAGTTTTAGATGCTACTACCAGCATGATTAATGGACCTCAAGTTGTAGTATTTGCACCTTTTGACCCTGTGACTAATACCAGTTGTTTAGCTGTTTTTAATCTACGTGACACCCCCGGAACAATAACAATTTATTCAATAGATTGTACGACTTCTTTAGCTAGTCCTCCCGCCCCTATTATTAATATTCCAACTAGTATTATGGAGGGTGTAGCTAGCAACTTTCGAAGTTTAGCTTTTTCACAACTCAATACTATTACGGGAAGCGCATGTCTTGCTGTCAGCAATGCCACTGATGGTGCAAACACAAGTGTATTTATATACTCTATTAACTGCCGTAATCCTCAAGCCACATCTTTAACTCCTACAACTGTTATTGATGCAGAAACTGGGCAACTTACCGGGCTTCCTGTATCACTAGCATTTTCCCCATTAACCGCTAATGGAACAAGTTGTCTTGCTGTTGCAAATTCGAACTCTCTTGAGCCTAATAACTCCACTGTAACTATTTATACTATAGACTGTTCCACACCTTCTTCTGCTTCACCTGCACCATTTGTTGTTCTTGATAATGCCATAAGCGGTATTAATAATGCTGTATCAGTAGCATTCTCTACTAGTGGGTGCCTGGCTGTTGCTAATGCTGGTGCGTCTGGAACAGGAAGCGATAGTACGGTAACTCTGTATGCTCTAGAGTGCGGTCAACCTTCAGGGCCACTCGCTCCTAGTGCAACTCTTAATAGCACAAGTGGCATTAATGTAACTGCATTTCAACGTGGAATTGATTTTTCACCTAATGGCTGTCTGGCTGTTTCTAATTTAAATAACGTAACTATTTATAAAATTAATTCTGATTGCACCACACAAACAAACCCGGCTCTACCTGTAGTTACTCTCGATGGAAGCAGTATAACTAACCCTGCTAACTTGTCTTATTCTGTTGATAACTGTTTAGCAGTAATCAATACTAATGGCCAACAACCAGGTGTAGTTATATTTAGAAGCACTCAGCAGATTCCTATAACACCAACACTTGCAGTTGATACTAGCAATTGTCCAACTATAACTTTTTCAGGTACCACTGACCCGAATGTTTCCGTAACTATTTTTAGTGCTAATAGTTCACCTATTGCTTCAACACAAAGTGATAGTAATGGCAACTTTAGTGTAAGCTCTCAACTTGCTAATGGAACTTATAGTTTTACAGCTCAGGCTAGTAATGCTACTAATTGCATGAGTGCTCTTTCGAGTGAAGTTACCGTACAGATTAATTGTCAGCCAACGCCAACAGTAACACCACTGCCAATAAATAAAAAGTTTAGCTGTTTAGCTAGAGCTATACTTAATAAATATTGCCGCAATTAA
- a CDS encoding DUF86 domain-containing protein, producing MPKRIPEFFVIDILISLDKVKRYTKNFLSLEEFVIDEKTFDATVRELEIIGEALKHILSHSAYDYLVKHQWRIIVDFRNIVAHEYFGIDYDEIFDIVRNDLLEFEHEFLEFAQVVKSTELISALNFAKQELTKIKRYESINYLEYLESLLNDSNKD from the coding sequence ATGCCTAAAAGAATTCCCGAGTTTTTCGTTATAGATATCTTGATCTCTTTAGATAAAGTTAAAAGATATACAAAAAACTTTTTAAGTCTTGAGGAATTTGTTATTGATGAAAAAACCTTTGATGCAACAGTAAGAGAGCTTGAAATTATTGGTGAAGCTCTTAAACATATTTTGAGTCATTCTGCTTATGACTATTTAGTTAAGCATCAGTGGAGAATTATTGTAGACTTTAGAAATATTGTAGCTCATGAATATTTTGGAATAGATTATGATGAAATATTTGATATAGTTCGTAATGACCTTCTAGAGTTTGAACATGAATTTTTAGAATTTGCTCAAGTAGTTAAAAGTACGGAGCTTATAAGCGCATTAAACTTTGCAAAACAAGAACTTACTAAAATTAAGCGATACGAAAGTATTAACTACCTTGAGTATTTAGAATCTTTGTTAAACGATAGTAATAAAGATTAA
- a CDS encoding nucleotidyltransferase family protein: protein MKNLDRKAILNYLRENKDVLEEQFGITKIALFGSYARNEAHVDSDIDLLIETKQQSFKNRMLLKEYLENHFHRKVDLCYFKSIRLFIKSHAEKDIVYA from the coding sequence ATGAAGAACTTAGATAGAAAAGCTATACTAAACTATTTACGCGAGAACAAAGACGTTTTAGAAGAACAATTTGGTATTACTAAAATTGCTCTTTTTGGTTCTTATGCTCGCAATGAAGCTCATGTAGATAGTGATATAGACCTTTTAATTGAAACAAAACAACAAAGTTTTAAAAACCGCATGCTTTTAAAAGAATATTTAGAAAACCATTTCCATAGAAAGGTTGATCTTTGCTATTTTAAAAGTATACGACTCTTCATCAAAAGTCATGCTGAGAAAGATATAGTATATGCCTAA